One Methylocapsa sp. D3K7 DNA window includes the following coding sequences:
- a CDS encoding electron transfer flavoprotein subunit alpha/FixB family protein, whose translation MTEVAKPAPPAQSRAGLKKELPEHFKGYKHVWVVVECEHGAVHPVSFELLGEGRKLADKRSVELAGVVMGSDKDAIAAAAIACFEYGADIVYTVTDPALAHYRNEAYTKAMSDVVNTYKPEILLLGATTLGRDLAGSVATTLLTGLTADCTELAIDDEGSLAATRPTFGGSLLCTILTLNYRPQMATVRPRVLPMPIRQEGRRGRIVEHPLGLLEDDIVTKVVRFVADRDSNKAQLSYADIVVAGGLGLRSAENFQLVKSLAEVLGAEYGGSRPLVQKGWMTSDRQIGQTGKTIRPKLYIAAGISGAIQHRVGVEGSDMIVAINTDPNAQIFDFAHLGIVADAIRLLPALTEAFRKHLSVNRLAG comes from the coding sequence ATGACCGAGGTCGCGAAACCAGCCCCCCCGGCACAGAGCCGGGCCGGTTTGAAGAAAGAGCTGCCGGAGCACTTCAAAGGCTACAAGCACGTCTGGGTCGTTGTTGAATGCGAGCATGGCGCGGTGCACCCCGTCTCGTTCGAACTTTTGGGGGAAGGCCGGAAGCTAGCCGATAAACGGAGCGTAGAACTCGCTGGCGTCGTCATGGGAAGCGACAAGGACGCGATCGCCGCTGCGGCCATCGCATGCTTCGAATATGGAGCGGATATTGTCTACACGGTGACAGATCCCGCCCTCGCTCATTATAGGAATGAGGCCTACACAAAAGCCATGAGCGATGTCGTCAATACCTACAAGCCCGAGATTTTGCTCCTCGGCGCGACGACACTCGGGCGTGATCTCGCAGGGTCCGTGGCAACGACTTTGCTTACCGGCCTTACCGCCGATTGCACCGAACTCGCCATAGATGATGAAGGCTCGCTCGCAGCCACCCGGCCAACGTTCGGCGGTTCGCTCCTTTGTACCATTCTGACGCTGAATTACAGGCCGCAAATGGCGACAGTGCGGCCGCGTGTTTTGCCGATGCCAATACGGCAAGAGGGCCGGCGCGGGCGCATTGTCGAGCACCCCTTGGGGCTCCTTGAAGATGATATCGTGACCAAGGTAGTCCGGTTCGTCGCCGACAGGGATTCGAACAAGGCCCAGCTTTCCTACGCCGATATCGTTGTCGCGGGCGGCTTGGGCTTACGATCAGCCGAAAATTTTCAGCTCGTCAAATCTCTCGCCGAAGTGCTTGGCGCGGAATATGGTGGCTCGCGTCCCCTTGTCCAAAAAGGCTGGATGACCTCGGACCGGCAGATCGGACAAACGGGAAAAACAATCCGGCCAAAACTTTATATCGCGGCTGGAATTTCAGGAGCGATACAGCATCGGGTTGGTGTTGAGGGTTCCGACATGATTGTCGCGATTAATACCGATCCGAACGCTCAGATCTTCGACTTTGCCCATCTCGGGATTGTCGCGGATGCCATCCGGCTTCTGCCGGCCCTGACGGAGGCGTTCCGCAAGCATTTGTCGGTGAATAGGCTTGCTGGCTAA
- a CDS encoding FAD-dependent oxidoreductase gives MIEERFDAIVVGAGPSGNAAAYTMAKAGLKVLQLERGEYPGSKNVQGAILYADALEKIIPDFRDDAPLERHIIEQRLWTMDDTSYVGMHYRSEDFNEERPNRYTILRAQFDKWFSRKVRDAGVVLLCETTVKELLLNAHGKVIGVKTDRDGGVAFADVVILGEGVNGIVGQRSGLRSELKPDSVALAVKEMHFLPREVIESRFNLKGNEGTVIEAMGTITAGMTGTGFLYTNQESISVGIGCIVSDFAENGTTPYGLLEAFKNHPSIKPLLANSECKEYAAHLIPEGGYNAIPELFGDGWIVVGDAGQFVNAVHREGSNLAMTTGRIAGETVVSLKRQRVELSKANLAEYKRRLDATFVIKDLKKYKKIPEFLHRNKQVFGLYPRLLTSAAQTWFRVDGADKRSKEKEILKSFRKGRSLPGLIGDAFKLARAWR, from the coding sequence ATGATCGAAGAACGCTTCGACGCGATTGTTGTAGGCGCCGGACCTTCAGGTAACGCTGCGGCGTATACCATGGCCAAGGCAGGCCTCAAAGTCCTTCAGCTCGAGCGAGGAGAATATCCGGGTTCGAAGAACGTCCAGGGCGCGATCCTTTATGCCGATGCGCTGGAAAAGATCATTCCTGATTTCCGGGACGACGCACCTCTCGAGCGCCACATCATTGAGCAGCGCCTGTGGACAATGGATGATACATCCTATGTCGGCATGCATTACCGCTCCGAGGACTTCAATGAGGAACGGCCCAACCGTTACACGATCCTTCGCGCGCAATTCGATAAATGGTTTAGCCGCAAAGTCCGCGACGCGGGCGTTGTGCTGCTGTGCGAAACGACGGTCAAAGAGCTTCTTCTTAACGCCCATGGGAAAGTGATCGGCGTGAAGACAGACCGCGATGGTGGAGTGGCTTTTGCCGACGTCGTAATCCTCGGCGAAGGCGTGAACGGGATCGTTGGGCAACGGTCGGGCCTGCGGTCAGAGCTGAAGCCAGATAGCGTTGCGCTTGCCGTGAAGGAGATGCACTTCTTGCCGCGCGAAGTCATCGAGAGCCGGTTCAATTTGAAAGGCAATGAAGGCACGGTCATCGAGGCGATGGGGACGATCACCGCTGGAATGACGGGGACGGGCTTTCTTTACACCAATCAGGAATCGATCTCTGTCGGCATTGGCTGCATCGTGTCGGATTTTGCTGAAAATGGCACGACGCCCTACGGGCTCCTCGAAGCTTTCAAAAATCATCCGAGTATTAAGCCGCTGCTGGCAAACTCCGAATGCAAGGAATATGCGGCCCATTTGATTCCGGAAGGCGGCTACAATGCCATCCCGGAACTTTTTGGAGATGGGTGGATCGTCGTCGGTGATGCGGGCCAGTTCGTCAATGCCGTGCACCGGGAAGGGTCCAACCTCGCAATGACGACGGGCCGTATCGCGGGTGAGACAGTTGTATCTCTCAAGCGGCAGCGAGTGGAATTGTCGAAAGCCAATCTTGCGGAATATAAGCGCCGCTTGGATGCGACCTTCGTCATAAAGGACCTGAAGAAGTACAAGAAAATTCCCGAATTTCTGCATAGAAATAAGCAGGTATTTGGCCTCTATCCGAGGCTTCTTACTTCCGCCGCGCAGACTTGGTTTCGAGTTGATGGAGCGGACAAACGGAGCAAGGAAAAAGAGATCCTTAAATCATTCCGCAAGGGCCGGTCACTGCCGGGCCTTATCGGAGATGCATTCAAGCTGGCGAGGGCATGGCGATGA
- a CDS encoding ferredoxin family protein, whose product MTSVAEIGASGAKVEEKLFQNRYLVDAGRPHIKVRPHEIPSKALLSLTYTCPAGCYSQNDKGQVEITVDGCFECGTCRVVTAKTGEVEWDYPRGGFGVLFKFG is encoded by the coding sequence ATGACAAGCGTGGCGGAAATCGGTGCCTCCGGCGCCAAAGTTGAAGAGAAGCTTTTCCAGAACCGCTATCTCGTGGACGCGGGCCGCCCGCATATCAAGGTGCGCCCGCATGAGATTCCATCGAAAGCTTTGCTATCGCTCACCTACACGTGCCCGGCCGGTTGCTACAGCCAAAATGACAAGGGTCAAGTAGAAATCACGGTGGATGGTTGCTTCGAATGCGGGACCTGCCGTGTCGTGACGGCTAAGACAGGAGAGGTCGAGTGGGATTATCCGCGCGGCGGATTTGGGGTTCTGTTCAAGTTTGGTTGA
- the nifA gene encoding nif-specific transcriptional activator NifA, with protein sequence MTSPNRDDPNLGPESKSFFARPNEFSNRADIALHGVYEISKILAAPARLETTLSNVLKLLSSFLEMRHGIIALLDDGGSPDVVVGVGWNEENAKSHFERIPERAIGQIVTTKMPVVIENVARNPLFSDWPSTEQGKTEAKVSFIGVPIKERDRVIGTLTIDRIWDGRANFRFDEDVRFLAMIANLVGQAVRLHNVVARDRERLMVEQSRLAKELSETIVADHEPRMRGIIGDSAAIHSVLHKIKIVARTNSTVLLRGESGTGKELFARATHDLSPRKKGPFVKLNCAALPESVLESELFGHEKGAFTGAIGQRKGRFELADRGTLFLDEIGEISPAFQAKLLRVLQEGEFERVGGMRTLKVDVRLVAATNKNLEDAVAHGEFRADLYYRINVVTISVPALRARPEDIFLLAREFLRRFNEEHATQLAWTTSAKNVLEGCYFPGNVRELENCVRRTATLAKGLKIVADDFACRHDECLSSTLWKGTPGVPRPSNAAPSQAPAFKSPPHSSPPVSAPEKLSPPLDGDIIAPSPDACPQAGNCSIVNGEGEAEQERLLQAMETAGWVQAKAARLLNLTPRQIGYALRKYDIPIKRF encoded by the coding sequence ATGACTAGTCCAAATCGGGACGATCCGAATCTCGGGCCCGAGAGCAAAAGTTTTTTCGCAAGGCCCAATGAGTTCTCCAACCGCGCGGACATCGCTCTGCATGGCGTCTACGAGATCTCGAAAATTCTGGCCGCCCCCGCGCGCCTCGAGACCACATTATCGAATGTCCTGAAATTGCTGTCGAGCTTTCTCGAGATGCGCCATGGCATCATTGCGCTCCTCGATGACGGCGGCTCGCCTGACGTCGTTGTGGGTGTTGGCTGGAACGAAGAGAACGCGAAAAGTCATTTCGAGAGAATTCCGGAACGGGCAATTGGTCAAATTGTTACGACAAAAATGCCTGTTGTTATCGAGAATGTCGCAAGGAATCCGCTGTTTTCGGATTGGCCGTCCACCGAGCAGGGCAAGACTGAGGCAAAAGTCTCGTTTATCGGCGTTCCGATCAAGGAACGCGACCGGGTGATTGGTACGCTGACCATCGACCGTATTTGGGACGGCCGGGCAAATTTTCGTTTCGACGAGGACGTTCGATTCCTGGCGATGATTGCCAATCTTGTCGGTCAGGCGGTGCGCTTGCACAATGTCGTGGCGCGCGATCGCGAGCGTCTCATGGTCGAGCAAAGCCGTCTTGCCAAGGAGTTGTCCGAAACAATCGTTGCCGACCATGAACCGCGCATGCGGGGCATCATTGGCGATAGCGCCGCGATCCATTCCGTACTCCACAAGATCAAAATCGTGGCGCGGACCAATTCGACAGTTCTCTTGCGCGGAGAATCAGGAACCGGCAAGGAGCTTTTCGCGCGTGCCACCCATGATCTGTCGCCGCGCAAGAAGGGACCTTTCGTCAAGCTCAATTGCGCAGCGCTGCCAGAATCCGTCTTGGAGTCCGAGCTTTTCGGCCATGAGAAGGGCGCTTTCACGGGGGCGATTGGTCAACGCAAGGGCCGTTTCGAACTTGCCGATCGCGGTACGCTCTTTCTGGACGAGATTGGCGAGATCTCGCCCGCGTTCCAGGCAAAGCTGCTTCGCGTTTTGCAGGAGGGAGAATTCGAGCGCGTCGGAGGTATGCGGACGCTCAAGGTGGACGTCCGCTTGGTAGCGGCGACAAACAAGAACCTTGAAGATGCCGTAGCCCACGGGGAATTCCGTGCCGATCTCTATTACAGGATCAATGTTGTAACGATCTCGGTTCCTGCGCTTCGAGCAAGGCCGGAGGACATCTTTCTTCTCGCGCGGGAATTTCTGCGCCGCTTCAATGAAGAGCATGCTACGCAATTGGCCTGGACTACCTCCGCCAAGAACGTCCTCGAGGGATGTTATTTTCCAGGAAATGTAAGAGAACTCGAGAATTGCGTGCGCAGGACGGCCACGCTGGCAAAGGGCCTGAAAATCGTGGCGGATGACTTTGCCTGCCGCCATGATGAATGTCTTTCTTCGACCCTTTGGAAGGGGACGCCCGGAGTGCCGAGACCTTCCAATGCCGCCCCGAGCCAAGCACCCGCTTTCAAAAGCCCGCCCCACTCCTCTCCTCCAGTCTCCGCTCCGGAAAAACTCTCGCCGCCATTGGACGGTGATATCATCGCCCCCTCGCCCGACGCGTGCCCGCAGGCAGGCAATTGCAGCATCGTGAATGGTGAGGGCGAGGCTGAACAGGAGCGTTTGCTTCAGGCCATGGAGACGGCGGGGTGGGTGCAAGCCAAGGCTGCGCGCTTGCTCAATCTCACGCCGCGCCAAATCGGCTATGCTCTCCGCAAATACGATATTCCGATTAAAAGATTTTAG
- a CDS encoding 4Fe-4S binding protein → MAYKIIASQCTSCSICEFECPNAAISMKGDTFVIDPKKCTECEGSYDKPKCDEVCPVPKTCVPA, encoded by the coding sequence ATGGCCTATAAGATCATCGCTTCCCAATGCACCAGCTGCAGCATTTGCGAATTTGAATGTCCCAATGCAGCAATTTCGATGAAGGGCGATACATTTGTGATCGATCCAAAGAAGTGCACGGAATGCGAGGGTTCTTACGACAAGCCAAAATGCGATGAAGTCTGCCCGGTCCCGAAGACCTGTGTTCCAGCCTAG
- the nifT gene encoding putative nitrogen fixation protein NifT has product MKVMIRRSPETGLSIYVPKKDLEEPIVESEHETLWGGWIRIANGWVLNLPEMAPDTKLPITVNARKSGEEEE; this is encoded by the coding sequence ATGAAAGTAATGATTCGCCGTTCCCCCGAGACCGGACTTTCAATTTATGTTCCGAAGAAGGATCTCGAGGAGCCGATTGTCGAATCGGAACATGAGACCTTATGGGGTGGCTGGATACGTATCGCGAATGGCTGGGTGCTCAACCTTCCCGAAATGGCACCTGATACAAAGCTGCCAATAACCGTCAATGCACGAAAAAGCGGCGAAGAAGAGGAGTAA
- a CDS encoding SIR2 family protein, with protein MNAPFPPMEILKLADAEAVLASLVAPLRAGTIVPYLGPGLAALAEPAVPMTPEALAEFFASKVALPRRAKGNAWASAQHIESMKHRSTLSAMMAEAFSSPVAPTALHQCLAALHPPMIVDTWYDGAMRAALGEYKNWGEIQGITRAGIGEDRWYRFYDTAGKETDRAATDMWTTLLYKPHGSIVPAKNFLISDADYVEVLTEIDIQTPIPDAVKHRRTERSFLFIGCRFHDQLLRTYARQIMKRSAITHYVLVEPDGLTKNEVRFIATQGMTPIALPLERAVAILLEGA; from the coding sequence ATGAATGCACCTTTTCCGCCGATGGAGATCTTGAAACTGGCGGATGCTGAAGCGGTGCTTGCGTCCCTCGTCGCCCCCTTGCGTGCTGGGACGATTGTTCCTTATTTGGGACCGGGCCTTGCCGCGCTCGCTGAACCAGCCGTGCCGATGACGCCGGAGGCGCTCGCGGAGTTCTTCGCCAGCAAGGTCGCGTTGCCACGCCGTGCCAAAGGCAATGCGTGGGCTTCTGCCCAGCATATTGAAAGCATGAAGCATCGCTCGACCCTTTCGGCCATGATGGCAGAGGCCTTCAGTTCCCCCGTTGCTCCCACGGCACTCCATCAGTGTCTTGCGGCGCTCCATCCCCCGATGATCGTTGATACTTGGTATGACGGAGCCATGCGGGCGGCACTAGGGGAATACAAAAACTGGGGCGAGATTCAAGGCATTACACGCGCCGGAATTGGTGAGGACCGCTGGTATCGCTTTTACGATACTGCGGGGAAGGAAACGGACCGCGCGGCAACGGACATGTGGACGACACTTTTATACAAGCCGCATGGCAGTATCGTTCCCGCCAAAAACTTCCTGATATCGGATGCCGATTATGTCGAAGTGCTAACGGAAATAGATATCCAAACCCCAATTCCGGATGCCGTGAAACACCGGCGCACGGAACGAAGCTTTTTGTTCATTGGCTGCCGATTCCACGATCAGCTCCTGCGAACGTATGCGCGCCAAATCATGAAGCGGTCCGCGATCACGCATTATGTGCTCGTCGAACCGGACGGTCTTACCAAGAACGAAGTCCGGTTCATCGCGACGCAAGGCATGACGCCGATTGCCCTTCCACTTGAACGCGCGGTCGCCATTTTGCTCGAAGGCGCATAA
- the nifB gene encoding nitrogenase cofactor biosynthesis protein NifB, which translates to MLASALNEGTNPGTAANIEDVLQKVAEHKGCGTSGGSGKASCGTAAGQNDLPTEIWEKVKNHPCYSEEAHHHYARMHVAVAPACNIQCNYCNRKYDCANESRPGVVSEKLSPTQAAKKVLAVASTIPQMTVLGIAGPGDPLANPEKTFETFELIAKTAPDIKLCLSTNGLALPDHVDTIAGFNVDHVTITINMIDPEIGAKIYPWVFWKHKRYTGVEAAKLLTDRQLQGLEMLTERGILCKVNSVMIPGINDKHLVDVNKAVKSRGAFLHNIMPLISAPEHGTVFGLTGQRGPSAQELKALQDSCEGEMNMMRHCRQCRADAVGLLGEDRSAEFTTDKIMAMEVNYDLDSRKAYQAKVEEERVAKVAAKQEELSTLAGEMSNIKLLVAVATKGSGLINEHFGHAKEFQVYELSTSGTKFVGHRRVDLYCQGGYGDEDSLETVIRAINDCHAVFVAKIGGCPKSDLQKAGIDPVDQFAHEFIEKSAIAWFKEYLRKVNSGEIEHVERGDAEIRQGALISAA; encoded by the coding sequence ATGCTAGCGTCAGCACTTAACGAGGGAACGAATCCTGGGACCGCCGCCAATATCGAGGATGTACTGCAGAAGGTTGCGGAACACAAAGGCTGCGGGACGTCTGGCGGCAGCGGCAAAGCAAGCTGCGGAACGGCGGCAGGTCAAAACGATCTCCCGACGGAGATTTGGGAAAAGGTCAAGAACCATCCCTGCTACAGCGAGGAAGCACATCATCACTACGCGCGTATGCATGTGGCTGTTGCTCCCGCCTGCAATATTCAATGCAACTATTGCAATCGGAAATATGATTGTGCCAATGAATCGCGGCCTGGCGTGGTCAGCGAAAAGCTCAGCCCTACGCAGGCAGCCAAAAAGGTGCTCGCTGTCGCTTCGACCATTCCGCAGATGACGGTGCTAGGTATCGCTGGGCCAGGAGATCCCCTCGCTAATCCCGAGAAGACCTTTGAGACCTTCGAGTTGATTGCGAAGACGGCGCCGGACATCAAGCTGTGCCTATCCACCAATGGACTTGCGCTGCCCGATCACGTCGACACTATCGCTGGCTTCAATGTCGATCACGTCACGATCACCATCAATATGATTGACCCGGAGATCGGCGCGAAGATTTACCCTTGGGTGTTCTGGAAGCACAAACGATACACCGGTGTCGAGGCGGCCAAGCTTCTCACGGACCGCCAGCTGCAAGGCCTGGAAATGCTCACCGAACGTGGCATTCTCTGCAAAGTCAATTCGGTGATGATTCCGGGAATCAATGACAAGCATCTCGTGGATGTCAATAAGGCGGTCAAATCGCGCGGCGCGTTCCTTCATAATATCATGCCGCTGATCTCAGCGCCCGAGCATGGCACGGTGTTTGGTTTGACCGGCCAGCGCGGCCCGTCCGCTCAGGAGCTGAAGGCGTTGCAGGATAGCTGCGAAGGCGAGATGAATATGATGCGCCATTGTCGGCAGTGCCGCGCAGACGCTGTTGGACTCCTTGGCGAGGACCGTAGCGCGGAATTCACAACAGACAAGATCATGGCGATGGAAGTCAATTACGATCTCGACTCGCGTAAAGCCTATCAGGCAAAGGTCGAAGAGGAGCGTGTCGCCAAAGTCGCCGCCAAGCAGGAGGAACTTTCAACGCTCGCGGGCGAAATGAGCAACATCAAGCTTCTCGTTGCGGTGGCGACGAAGGGCTCCGGGCTCATCAACGAGCATTTTGGCCATGCCAAGGAGTTCCAGGTTTACGAGCTTTCCACAAGCGGAACGAAGTTTGTCGGGCATCGCCGTGTCGATCTTTATTGCCAAGGCGGTTATGGCGACGAAGACAGCTTGGAGACGGTCATTCGCGCCATCAACGATTGTCACGCGGTGTTCGTGGCCAAAATCGGCGGATGCCCCAAAAGCGATTTGCAGAAGGCTGGCATCGATCCCGTCGATCAATTCGCGCATGAGTTCATCGAGAAATCGGCGATCGCGTGGTTCAAGGAATATCTCCGCAAGGTGAATAGCGGCGAAATCGAGCATGTCGAGCGCGGCGATGCGGAAATTCGCCAAGGAGCACTGATTTCGGCAGCCTAG
- a CDS encoding 4Fe-4S binding protein, whose amino-acid sequence MTLKIIASQCTSCTACEAECPNLAISEKGGTFVIDPKKCTECIGHFDSPQCAAVCPVDDTCVIDHSFPRYQAAE is encoded by the coding sequence ATGACTTTGAAGATAATTGCTTCACAGTGCACAAGCTGCACAGCCTGCGAAGCAGAATGTCCCAACCTCGCAATTTCCGAAAAGGGGGGAACTTTTGTAATCGATCCAAAAAAATGCACCGAATGCATCGGACATTTCGACAGTCCGCAATGCGCCGCTGTTTGTCCTGTGGACGACACCTGCGTGATCGATCACTCATTCCCCCGTTATCAGGCGGCGGAGTAG